The DNA sequence CTTTCCTCTGGTGTTCGATACTCTTGTCGAATATTAGAAGACATCCGCTTAGTTTTTCGTACGATTAACACATCATCAATTTGAGTTGAAATTATGGAAATTGGTGTCATATCAAGAAATTCACAAATGAGAAAGTATAAAGAGCCAGGAACAGCTATCTTCAAATCCCTACTGGTGGCTACTGCTTCTTGAAACATAGTTTTATCTAAGTTGGTCTTGCATTCTGCACACACATATCCTAAATGTGACTCAATCAACTTATAGTCCTGAAATCCAGGGTCAAAGGATGACTTTAAATATAATCTTTTACCAAGTATGAAATCCTGATCTTTAGTCCTAATACTTGGTTCACCGCCTTGACCAAGATTTCCCAGAGATGATAGAAAAGAAAGACCTGAGAATGTACTTCTTGGCCCTAACTCAAAAGAATCATCTATTCCTCGCAAACTACGAAAAACTACTTGCGGTAAAAATTCCTCTAAAATAGTATTATCTAGTTTTAGCTGGCCCTTCTGCCTATATAAAAAGTTCTCTGAACTGTCGAATATTAAATCAAGCTCAATAAAACGTTTGTATCGATTAGTAGCTTCTACTAACTTTTCTACTGTATCTACTTGACCACGTTCAATTGCTTCTAAATCAGCAATCCACTGGTGATACTTTCTCACAGCCTCTTCTAGCCTTTCTTTATCAGCTTCCGGTAGCCGACGGTTATTGAGACAAGCACTTAGTTTCGTGTAGTGAGGACGAGAAAGTTCAGACATAAATTGAATTTGCTGATAATTTTGATTTTTCCTAATTAAACAGAATAATGGGATTGATATATATGTGATTTTCTTTCTAGAATTGGTGTTCCTTGAATATCGTTAATTTTGGAAATTGCATTTTCTAAATATTCAAGGTTTTTGGGTGGGACTAAGACAATACTACTTTTCAGTACATCAAATGCTACTTCTCTGGCAATTTGATCAACATTTTCCTGATCACACTGATTTTTCAAGTTGATAAAGTTAATTACGTCTTCTCTAATGATTTTTCCAAACTTATTCTTAAATTCTCTCTTTTGCCTCAAAACTTTATGAAAGAGATTTGTTCTTACTCCAATTTTTTCAATAATGTCAGCGTTGTAAAAAGGTAATCCCAAGACATTAGATTGATGTCCCACAACAAACACAAGCCTAGCCTTATCTTTCGTGACTCTTGAAAGCTCCCTTAGAGCATCAGCCATATCTAGACAATATTGTACTACCGTGTAAAATCTGTTACTTCTATTTGCTCTATTAGATCCAATTTCTGACTTGGCTACCTTTAATATGTCCCACCCCAATATCTCAGCAGAGATCCGATAATTTTGATGATAATTAAATACATTTATATAAGGTGGTGATGTGATCACAAAATCTATTTTGTCGTTTTTTAATGGAAGAGAACGGGCATCGTTTAAAGCAACTATAATTGGGTTTTCAGAATAATGAAGTTTCTCGATTAAGCTAGTCAAATCAGCAAATTTACACTGGACAAATTCATTATTAATATTACTTTTACCGATATCTAGGAGTATGATTAAAGCCTCAAATAGTTTGCGTTCTTCTTCACATAAATTATTTCTGACTTCTCTTAATTTTACTGCTAAATCTGATAACTGGTTACTACTAGCACAAATTTTACATATAAATTCTTTATCTATTAAATTCTTAATAACTTTTATAACCTGTTTTCTTTGAGAATTATTTATGAATTCATAGATTTTACTAAGAATTAAGGCGGATGGATTGATTTCAAAACCATAGGATTTAAATCCGAGAGTGCCAGCTTCTAGCAAAACAGTTCCACTACCCACAAAAGGGTCAAGAATAACTGAGTTAGGTAGACAATATGAGTCTAATATAACTTCAATAAGTTGAGGTGAAAACTGACCACGCCAAGCAAATAAGTTAGCTCGTGTCTTCTCAACAATGTCAAGCCTTTCTTGTGGAATGGGTTTGTCAAACTCCTTCAATTGCTAACCATCCTTATGTCTCAATCTATGCTTCTAAAACTCAATTTAGTTTAACATTCAGCGTTGCTAATTCATGAGAACTTGGCTAAAAGCTGCTACATCAGAGGAATTTTATTCTGTTTGCTGTAAATTATTGTTAGCTTACTGATACTTGGCAATCTGGATTTGATTTATAAGGCATAGGTAGAAGCTGAAAATGTTATTGTGAAAAATGAGAGCGATCGCTCATCGTCATAACCTCAATCCACCAACAAAAAACTTCACCAAACACAACTTTTATTCTGTTGGCTGTACATTAGTGTTAGCTTGCTGACGCTGGGCAATCTGAATTAGTCATCTTAATGCGTTATTTACCGCTTCATCGTTAGGAAAAGCTTCAGCAACATCAGGATCTAAGCGTACTATATTTGTTTTTGTACGATATCGCTCAACATATTTACCTCTAACCCCGCCTTCCATTTGAGCAAAATCATACTCAGGACGTAATTCATCTTCCATTTTGGTTTCAATTTCTTTATGTTTACTGTTAACTTGACCCCCTAAAGTTATACAGCATTAATTATGCTGATTCTAGATGGGAAACCGGAATTTGTTCGGTTCTTTCAGGGGGTTTTGTTCCAGTTGCTACAGCATGAACCGTATGAAGAATATCGGCTGAATAGTAGCGATTTCCACAGGTATCACAAACGCCTATAGTCACATCTTCAAGAATGACAAAACCATCCCTATGTTTAAATGCTTCACGCTTAACTGTTCGAGGTTGCACAGTGCCTTCACAATATTCACATCTATATCCATACATAAGTCTAGCCCTCATGTTTTAGCTAGGTTTTCTCGCTCTGACGCACCCTAAAAGCTAGTATATGCTGACTACTTTTGCTTTTTGGGAATTGAGTAAACCGAATCGTTTGCTGTGCGACCTAATGCTCGTAGATTATAAGCTTCAGGAAACTTCGACTGCCTTACAGGACGCAAATTGATTTGGACATTTGCCTTTCCACTTGGTGGAAGTTTATTAAATTTATGAAGACTTTGCAAACCTTCGTAACTATGCAGTTTATAGGTCACTAGAAAAGCAAGTGGATAAAACTTGACTAGGTTAAAGAAGCCAAATTCATTAAATTTATCTCTGGCTATCGGCACAACGAAATCTCTACAAATGACAGTTTCTTCATAAGGGTAAATCCAATAAAAAATAGATATATCATCAGGAACTGGTAGAGATTTATCTTTAATACAAGGTCTAATTAAATTATCTATAACAACCTCATCTGTCTCTGTTTTAGCAGCAAGGAGATGTCCTAACACAGAACGCATTACTGCATTAGGATAGCATTCTACCTCAAAGGACTCTGGCAAACTCAAACTACTCTCTAAAAAGCTTTCTATTCTTGTGGAAAATTCTCCTAAAGCCCAGTCGTACTGATGTCCCAATATTCGGTTGTTGCAATCTTCACAGATGGTCTTAAAGACCACACCATTTTGAGAGATTCTTGGGCGGAATGACTTATAGCCAATCATTTCATATAAAAGCTTAGAAATAATTCTACTCTTTGCTGGAGGACAAGCTTTTGGAGGTACATGATCATCTGATAGTTCCTTTTCTAGCTGACAGATATTGCAGATTCCGTCTTTTTTTTGAAACTTATCAATAATTGAGGTTTTAGATTTTTTTAAGTTGGTCATATTGGTGATCAAGTTGCAAGTTTATTATGACTTACGTATGAGTAACAAAAATCGAGGATCTGGACAAGAGGTGTAGGTGTTCAAAACCCATTAACCCCTACGCCCTGCCAATGCGAAGAGTCTTGTTGCGTAAGTTTTGTTTATATTTTAACTTTGCTTCCTGAATTTTTAGTAACTTTGTACTATAAATTTAAATTAAAACCTAGTATGGGAGTGTAAATACTTAAATATCCACCAACAACTTCAGAATTATGATGACTAAACAAATAGCATTCTGAATGTATGTAACAACCACAATATTGTTTCACACATCATATTCAGGATGCAGAGTAGAAAATATTCAAAATTACTTTAACCAAACAAAACAGAAAGCCCACTATTGTGGGCTTTCTAAATTAATTAAGCGGATCGCTTTACTTATCTTTTCGCCAATTTCTTCGACATTTTCCGTAGGCGAATAGATTGGGGTGTAACTTCCACCAACTCATCGGGGCCGATGTACTCTAACGCCCGTTCTAAACTCATGTCGATTGGTGCTTGCAATTGAACCAATTCATCACCACCGGCGGC is a window from the Aulosira sp. FACHB-615 genome containing:
- a CDS encoding TRM11 family methyltransferase encodes the protein MKEFDKPIPQERLDIVEKTRANLFAWRGQFSPQLIEVILDSYCLPNSVILDPFVGSGTVLLEAGTLGFKSYGFEINPSALILSKIYEFINNSQRKQVIKVIKNLIDKEFICKICASSNQLSDLAVKLREVRNNLCEEERKLFEALIILLDIGKSNINNEFVQCKFADLTSLIEKLHYSENPIIVALNDARSLPLKNDKIDFVITSPPYINVFNYHQNYRISAEILGWDILKVAKSEIGSNRANRSNRFYTVVQYCLDMADALRELSRVTKDKARLVFVVGHQSNVLGLPFYNADIIEKIGVRTNLFHKVLRQKREFKNKFGKIIREDVINFINLKNQCDQENVDQIAREVAFDVLKSSIVLVPPKNLEYLENAISKINDIQGTPILERKSHIYQSHYSV
- a CDS encoding YgiT-type zinc finger protein, which produces MYGYRCEYCEGTVQPRTVKREAFKHRDGFVILEDVTIGVCDTCGNRYYSADILHTVHAVATGTKPPERTEQIPVSHLESA
- a CDS encoding Bpu10I family restriction endonuclease, with product MSELSRPHYTKLSACLNNRRLPEADKERLEEAVRKYHQWIADLEAIERGQVDTVEKLVEATNRYKRFIELDLIFDSSENFLYRQKGQLKLDNTILEEFLPQVVFRSLRGIDDSFELGPRSTFSGLSFLSSLGNLGQGGEPSIRTKDQDFILGKRLYLKSSFDPGFQDYKLIESHLGYVCAECKTNLDKTMFQEAVATSRDLKIAVPGSLYFLICEFLDMTPISIISTQIDDVLIVRKTKRMSSNIRQEYRTPEERQFHRQEYVDFLDASKYYPDVFQRMIDKIQALIDDTSPSMENVLEQGHF